Proteins from one Cellulosilyticum lentocellum DSM 5427 genomic window:
- the nifS gene encoding cysteine desulfurase NifS gives MNKIYLDNAATTPVRKEVVEAMLPYFTESFGNPSSVYQIAQMNKKALDESRETIAKYIGSQTNEIFFTSGGSEADNWAIKGIAEAHKNKGNHIITTKIEHHAVLHTCEYLEKHGYEVTYLDVDDNGLVSPEAVEAAIKDTTILISIMYANNEIGTIMPIKEIGAVAKAHKIPFHTDAVQAVGQVRIDVKDQNIDLLSLSGHKINGPKGMGVLFIKRGLKLENLIHGGGQERGRRAGTENVPGIVGLAKAMELTYTDFDAKIEKMTKLRDKLIKGLLESIPYCKLNGHPTKRLANNANIGVEYVEGESLLLLLDMNGIAASSGSACTSGSLDPSHVLLALGIPHEKAHGSIRFTLGVQNTEEEIDVVLEKMPAIVQRMRDMSPLWEEVKNAMKN, from the coding sequence ATGAATAAAATATATCTTGATAATGCAGCAACAACCCCTGTACGTAAAGAAGTCGTTGAAGCAATGCTTCCTTATTTTACAGAAAGCTTTGGTAACCCATCTAGCGTTTATCAAATTGCTCAAATGAATAAAAAAGCTCTTGATGAATCAAGAGAAACAATTGCTAAATATATTGGGTCACAAACAAATGAGATATTCTTTACTAGTGGTGGTTCAGAAGCAGATAACTGGGCAATTAAAGGAATTGCAGAAGCTCATAAAAATAAAGGTAATCATATTATTACTACTAAAATCGAACATCATGCAGTCCTTCATACTTGTGAATATCTAGAAAAGCACGGCTACGAGGTGACTTATCTAGATGTAGATGATAATGGTTTAGTAAGCCCAGAAGCGGTAGAAGCAGCTATCAAAGATACAACTATTTTAATTAGCATCATGTACGCTAATAATGAAATTGGTACCATTATGCCAATTAAAGAAATTGGTGCTGTTGCTAAAGCACACAAAATCCCTTTCCATACAGATGCTGTGCAAGCTGTAGGTCAAGTGAGAATTGATGTGAAAGACCAAAACATTGATTTACTTTCTTTATCAGGTCACAAAATCAATGGCCCAAAAGGAATGGGTGTCTTATTCATTAAAAGAGGCCTAAAACTTGAAAACTTAATCCATGGTGGTGGGCAAGAAAGAGGACGCCGCGCAGGTACAGAAAATGTACCGGGTATCGTAGGTCTTGCTAAAGCAATGGAGTTAACTTATACAGACTTTGACGCGAAGATTGAAAAAATGACAAAACTTCGTGACAAACTTATTAAAGGTTTACTAGAATCTATACCTTATTGTAAATTAAATGGACATCCAACAAAGCGTTTGGCTAATAATGCTAATATTGGTGTAGAATATGTAGAAGGTGAGTCACTTTTGCTTCTACTTGATATGAATGGTATTGCAGCATCTAGTGGATCAGCTTGTACATCAGGCTCTCTTGATCCTTCCCATGTACTTTTAGCTTTAGGTATTCCACACGAAAAAGCACATGGTTCTATTAGATTTACTTTAGGTGTACAAAACACAGAAGAAGAAATCGATGTAGTACTTGAAAAAATGCCAGCTATTGTTCAAAGAATGAGAGATATGTCTCCACTTTGGGAAGAAGTTAAGAATGCAATGAAGAATTAA
- a CDS encoding RrF2 family transcriptional regulator has product MKLSTKGRYGLQAMVDLGVYSKEKHISLKSIAERLSMSENYLEQLMALLKKNKLVISQRGAQGGYALAKPPEEITIGEVLRALEGSLAPTDCTCKDGDTHCFLDGKCVTKSVWEKIRDSIDRVVDNITLDQLMADYEKINENAAQSYYI; this is encoded by the coding sequence TATGGTGGATTTAGGTGTTTATTCAAAGGAAAAACACATATCTCTTAAAAGCATAGCAGAGAGGCTTTCAATGTCAGAAAATTATTTGGAGCAGCTTATGGCACTCCTTAAGAAAAATAAATTGGTGATAAGCCAAAGAGGCGCCCAAGGTGGTTATGCTTTAGCAAAGCCACCAGAAGAGATTACAATCGGCGAGGTTTTAAGAGCTCTAGAAGGGTCTTTAGCTCCTACAGATTGTACTTGTAAAGATGGTGATACACATTGCTTTTTAGATGGTAAATGTGTAACTAAATCAGTTTGGGAAAAAATAAGGGATAGTATTGACCGAGTAGTCGATAATATTACCTTAGATCAGCTTATGGCTGATTATGAAAAAATCAATGAAAATGCAGCGCAAAGTTACTACATTTAA